A window from Opitutia bacterium ISCC 52 encodes these proteins:
- a CDS encoding RNA-binding protein codes for MNNKLYVGNLNFAVTQQDLSDFFLGHGSVLETVVVTDRSTGNSRGFGFVTMASENDALTAIEELNGKELLGSEVAIKLALDRERGGGGGGGRGGCRGGGGGGDRRGGGGRRGGRNWDR; via the coding sequence ATGAACAATAAACTGTATGTGGGGAACCTGAACTTTGCGGTAACCCAGCAAGATCTTTCTGATTTCTTTCTCGGTCATGGATCGGTTTTGGAAACCGTAGTAGTGACTGATCGTAGCACGGGTAACTCTCGAGGTTTTGGTTTTGTGACCATGGCCAGTGAGAACGATGCCTTAACCGCTATCGAAGAACTAAATGGCAAAGAGCTTTTAGGCAGCGAAGTAGCCATCAAACTCGCACTTGACCGCGAACGCGGTGGAGGAGGAGGCGGGGGTCGCGGCGGATGCCGCGGAGGCGGTGGCGGCGGAGATCGTCGTGGAGGCGGAGGCCGACGCGGCGGCAGAAACTGGGATCGTTAG
- a CDS encoding DUF502 domain-containing protein, whose translation MSEKYPFLRSLRNAFLTGLLLLTPLAVSLWVFVWLVNNVGGRVSNNLLYFIPADWRQIDDLQLIWNILATIIVFLAITVLGYLSRYFVGKWILSLAENILNKVPFINTVYKTVKQIVETFSTQQKAVFKKTVLIEYPRKGLWALGFLTSETKGETQAKTNSELRNIFVPTTPNPTSGFLLMIPKEEVHELNMSIGDGMKLIISGGAVVPPYPIEDGEDTTVKIENPSEEKLTEA comes from the coding sequence ATGTCTGAAAAATATCCATTCCTGAGATCTCTAAGAAACGCCTTCCTGACCGGTCTCCTTTTACTTACTCCCTTAGCTGTTTCACTTTGGGTATTCGTGTGGTTGGTCAATAACGTGGGAGGCCGGGTCAGCAACAATCTGCTCTATTTCATTCCAGCTGATTGGCGACAAATCGATGACCTCCAACTTATCTGGAACATTCTGGCTACGATCATCGTATTCTTGGCAATCACAGTGCTCGGGTACCTATCACGCTACTTTGTCGGCAAATGGATCCTGTCACTCGCAGAGAATATTTTAAACAAGGTCCCCTTCATCAATACCGTCTACAAAACGGTCAAACAAATCGTGGAGACTTTTAGCACTCAGCAGAAGGCAGTGTTTAAGAAAACAGTTCTGATCGAATATCCACGCAAGGGCCTTTGGGCCCTCGGGTTCCTTACCAGTGAGACCAAAGGAGAAACACAGGCTAAGACGAATAGCGAGTTGCGGAATATTTTTGTTCCGACCACGCCAAATCCAACGAGTGGTTTTCTTTTGATGATTCCCAAGGAAGAAGTGCATGAGCTTAACATGTCGATTGGCGATGGCATGAAACTGATCATTTCTGGCGGAGCCGTGGTTCCACCTTACCCGATTGAAGACGGAGAAGATACGACCGTTAAAATCGAAAACCCGAGCGAAGAAAAACTCACCGAGGCGTGA
- the ybeY gene encoding rRNA maturation RNase YbeY — protein MRNVKKRNVQIYSPAAALELNEEAVSAVFDFLDQHAPYSIPDGELSLAFLQEEQHNQLHADFLDDPSSTDVITFPGDPDEAMAGEICVSIDTAHHYSQEHMIDFSKELTLYLVHGWLHLVGFNDLNEEDRLVMKKEEQVCMSLLETNSKVPLFKYIIDV, from the coding sequence ATGAGGAACGTAAAAAAGAGAAACGTACAGATATACAGCCCCGCCGCAGCGCTTGAACTGAATGAAGAGGCCGTGTCAGCCGTTTTTGATTTTCTCGATCAACACGCGCCCTACTCCATCCCGGATGGCGAACTTTCTCTGGCATTCCTGCAAGAGGAACAGCATAACCAGCTCCATGCTGATTTTCTGGATGATCCCAGCTCGACCGATGTTATCACCTTCCCTGGTGATCCGGACGAGGCCATGGCTGGCGAAATATGCGTATCCATCGATACAGCTCACCACTATAGCCAGGAGCACATGATAGACTTCTCGAAAGAACTTACCCTCTACCTCGTGCACGGCTGGTTGCACTTAGTTGGATTTAATGACTTGAATGAAGAAGACCGGCTAGTCATGAAGAAAGAAGAACAAGTTTGTATGTCTTTGCTGGAAACAAACAGTAAGGTACCCTTGTTTAAATACATCATTGATGTCTGA
- a CDS encoding PD-(D/E)XK nuclease family protein has product MQVDLENKKVSISVGELAEFSTGPGHRMRRRLGRWRTQVGVEWHQEQERASKQSGEIGRYEVSLRRTWPYKGWKFNIQGRIDQWIDQEYHILIREIKTTGHELPAETDELVNQYQSYFAQLGTYLALLSERRDLEKPFKGELLFISICDGIRQHVTDDQHCIDLFHSQIGSLWEYVENQKARQSKFAKLKEVRAFGVLRDGQENIQEALLQATELSKLAFFQAPTGFGKTGVSLEYAINQIISGRYQQVLYLTSKSSGQHQVMKQLASMLPEDSELTAVQVRNRDELCSSPTCRCDPDDQRLRHGNRWKNCNLSPYSFIQSPIDQPLRFRETGSKEALCPYELMRASLPYADIWVGDLNYLFSPRNRNLFLEQPGFDLSQTLLIVDEAHNIASRVADVFSYQISHDEVSQWHAELQFTNGHPTIRRALEAWLDLLESVEPSDSMADYKSYEARDCSEQLATALETYPIHGQLLTEDALHSIWELADTETFFKNDHLEKLVWSSKPGTLNLSCLDASYEIGNTLNECRQVLLMSATLEPQPYFLKQLGLVSNKTKPIWVEANTPWRHNAYQCSVDLRVDTRYKARDRHSFTTAETLARCVQSSAQPVVVFFPSYKYGERIKLVIENEFPHLAVALQSRGGSTERQTHFIDEAVTESDLIFLILGSVFAEGIDHLGGHTDLAIIVGPALPEVNALQKKRMEDRKHLGRDPAFEEVYQIPGMQKINQALGRLVRAPGQTARILFHCKRFAETSYQDLLMEDFQSDHTIRNQDDLENWLKNT; this is encoded by the coding sequence ATGCAGGTAGATCTGGAGAATAAGAAAGTTTCGATAAGTGTGGGCGAACTCGCGGAGTTCAGCACCGGCCCCGGTCATCGAATGCGGAGAAGGTTGGGACGTTGGCGAACTCAAGTGGGAGTGGAATGGCATCAAGAGCAGGAACGAGCATCCAAACAGTCAGGCGAAATCGGGAGATACGAAGTGAGTCTTCGTAGAACGTGGCCCTACAAAGGTTGGAAATTTAACATACAAGGTAGAATCGATCAGTGGATAGATCAGGAGTACCACATATTAATCAGGGAAATAAAAACCACTGGTCATGAACTGCCTGCGGAAACAGACGAACTGGTAAATCAGTATCAAAGCTATTTTGCTCAGCTAGGAACCTACTTGGCTCTCTTGAGCGAACGTCGGGACCTGGAAAAACCGTTTAAGGGGGAGCTTTTATTTATAAGTATATGTGATGGGATCCGGCAACATGTCACCGATGACCAGCACTGCATCGACCTATTTCATTCACAAATTGGAAGCTTGTGGGAGTACGTAGAAAACCAGAAAGCTCGCCAGTCAAAATTTGCAAAGCTGAAGGAAGTCCGCGCTTTCGGAGTCCTTCGAGATGGACAAGAAAACATTCAGGAGGCCCTTCTCCAAGCGACGGAGCTGAGTAAGCTGGCATTCTTCCAAGCACCCACAGGATTCGGGAAAACAGGCGTCTCACTGGAATATGCCATCAATCAAATCATTTCAGGCCGATATCAACAAGTCCTCTACCTGACCAGTAAGAGCAGCGGGCAGCACCAAGTGATGAAGCAGTTGGCCTCAATGCTTCCTGAAGACTCCGAACTTACGGCCGTTCAAGTTCGCAACCGTGATGAACTGTGCAGCTCACCTACCTGTCGTTGTGATCCTGATGATCAAAGGCTGAGGCATGGAAATCGATGGAAGAACTGCAATCTTTCGCCCTACTCATTCATCCAAAGCCCCATCGACCAACCATTAAGGTTCAGGGAAACAGGGAGTAAAGAAGCCCTGTGTCCTTATGAGCTTATGCGAGCAAGCTTACCTTATGCAGATATCTGGGTGGGTGATTTGAACTACCTTTTTTCTCCGCGCAACCGGAACCTGTTTCTTGAGCAGCCTGGTTTTGATCTTTCTCAAACTCTGTTAATCGTAGACGAAGCTCATAACATTGCCAGCCGGGTGGCCGATGTTTTCTCGTATCAGATTTCCCACGACGAAGTGTCACAATGGCATGCTGAGCTCCAATTCACAAACGGACATCCGACCATTCGTCGAGCGCTGGAAGCCTGGCTCGATCTGTTGGAATCAGTGGAGCCATCCGACAGTATGGCCGACTATAAATCATACGAGGCTCGCGACTGTTCCGAGCAGTTGGCAACCGCGCTTGAGACTTATCCAATTCATGGGCAATTACTCACGGAGGATGCCTTACACTCCATCTGGGAACTTGCCGATACGGAAACGTTTTTCAAGAACGATCATTTGGAGAAGCTAGTTTGGAGTTCCAAGCCGGGAACCCTCAACCTAAGTTGCCTGGATGCATCCTACGAGATTGGGAATACGTTGAATGAATGCCGGCAAGTATTACTCATGTCTGCGACTTTGGAGCCGCAGCCATATTTCCTGAAACAACTGGGCCTTGTATCAAATAAAACGAAACCGATATGGGTGGAGGCCAACACTCCTTGGCGACACAACGCTTACCAATGCTCTGTCGACCTAAGAGTCGACACAAGGTACAAGGCTCGAGATCGACATAGCTTTACCACAGCCGAGACCCTCGCTCGATGCGTACAGTCAAGTGCTCAACCCGTCGTTGTATTTTTTCCCTCCTACAAATATGGAGAAAGGATTAAACTGGTTATCGAAAACGAATTCCCTCATCTCGCTGTCGCCCTTCAAAGCCGAGGAGGATCAACGGAAAGACAAACCCATTTCATTGACGAGGCAGTTACGGAATCAGACCTGATATTTCTAATATTGGGCAGTGTATTTGCCGAGGGGATTGATCACCTTGGAGGTCATACTGACTTGGCCATTATCGTTGGACCCGCTCTACCCGAGGTGAATGCACTTCAAAAGAAGCGTATGGAAGATCGTAAGCACTTGGGTCGAGACCCTGCATTCGAAGAGGTTTATCAGATACCCGGCATGCAGAAAATCAATCAAGCACTGGGGCGCCTCGTACGAGCTCCTGGGCAAACGGCGCGCATTCTCTTTCACTGCAAGCGGTTTGCTGAAACCTCCTATCAGGATCTACTAATGGAGGACTTTCAGTCTGACCATACTATCCGCAATCAGGATGATCTTGAAAATTGGTTAAAAAACACCTGA